AAAAGACCAAATTAATAGAAGAAAAGATAAAGCCTATTCATGATGAAATTGAGCGTATTGAATTTAAGAATCAAGAGAAGGTATTATCTGCTTTTCGTAAACACCGTGTTAGTGATTTTCATTTTACTCCATCAACTGGATATGGATATGATGATACAGGTAGAGATGTATTAGAAAATGTCTATGCTGAAGTGTTTGGTGCGGACGATGCCATTGTTCGCCCTCATATCATTTCAGGTACTCACGCGATTTCTATTGCTTTATCTGGTGTGTTACGGCCGAATGATGAACTACTTTATATTACTGGGAAACCATATGATACATTGGAAGAAATTGTAGGTATCAGAGGTGATGGGAAAGGTTCACTTAAAGAATTTGGCATTACCTATCAATCTGTAAATTTGACCGATGAAGGAAATATAAATTTTGAAGCGGTTCAAAACATGATTCATGAGAACACGAAAATGATCGGAATTCAACGTTCTAAAGGTTATGCGGATCGACGATCTTTTACAATTAACGAAATAGAAAAAGCAATAACGTTCGTTAAGAGTATTAAACCCGATGTAATTGTATTTGTAGATAACTGTTATGGTGAGTTTGTTGAAGAAATGGAACCTACTCAAATTGGCGCAGATTTAATCGCAGGATCCTTAATAAAGAATCCAGGTGGCGGTCTAGCGAAAATAGGTGGTTACATAGCTGGAAGAGAAGACTTAATAGAGTTATGCGCTTACCGATTAACTTCCCCTGGTTTAGGGAAAGAAGCGGGAGCATCTTTGGATACACTATTGGACATGTACCAAGGGTTCTTTCTTGCGCCACATGTCGTGAGTCAATCACTGAAAGGGGCAGTTTTTACAGCGGCACTTATGGAGGATTATGGCTTTGACACATCTCCAAAATGGAATGCAACTAGAACGGATCTAGTTCAATCGGTCAAATTTCACGATGCAAATTACATGATTCAATTCTGTCAGTCTATACAAAAGGCATCACCTGTAAATGCACATGTTGTACCGCATCCGAGCTATATGCCTGGATATGAAGATGATGTAATCATGGCAGCAGGCACATTTATTCAAGGTTCGAGTATAGAGCTGTCGGCTGATGGACCGATTCGCGCACCGTTTGAAGCCTATGTTCAAGGAGGGCTCACCTATGCACATGTCAAAATTGCAGTACAATCAGCTCTTCAAGAGATATTGAAAAACGGTTTAAACAACGGAAAATAGGGAAGTGTTTAAAGGAGTGTACTCAATCAGTCACTCCTTTTTTGTATGTATAAAATGCAATGTTAGGTTTTCTTACATTAACTTGACACAAAAGCTAACATTCGCATATACTGTTATTAATACATCAGAATGGAGGGACACAGATGGGAGATCAAGTGAGAAGAAATATGCCTTTGTTTCCCATAGGGATCATAAAGCAATTGACTGAACTATCTGCTAGACAAGTCCGTTACTATGAAGAAAATGGCTTGATAACTCCAGCTCGTTCTGAAGGTAACAGGAGATTGTTTTCATTTAACGACGTCGATCGATTGCTTGAGATCAAGTCCCTTCTAGAACGTGGTGTGAACCTAGCTGGTATACGTGAAATATTCGAAATGAAGGAACGAGGAATCTCTGTTCCTAACCTGCATTATAAGACAGAGCCTTCTGAGGGTGACATTCATAAGAACCTGAAGAAAGAATTGTATCAAGCGGGTCGATTCGGCAAAACTTCACTTATACAAGGAGAATTATCACGTTTCTTTAATTGAAGTCACATATTTTTGTGATAGCAAAGACATCTAATTACAAATTTAGGAGGAAAACAAAACATGGGTTCGAAATACTCTAAAGATCAAATCTTCAAAATGGTGAAAGAAGAAAATGTACGATTCATCCGATTACAGTTCACGGACTTACTTGGAACAATCAAGAATGTTGAAATTCCTACTAGCCAGTTAGAAAAAGCGTTAGACAACAAAATGATGTTTGATGGATCGTCTATTGAAGGATTCGTACGAATCGAAGAATCTGATATGTTGCTTTATCCGGATTTAGACACTTTTGTCGTCTTTCCTTGGACATCTGAAAAAGGAAAGGTAGCAAGACTGATTTGTGATATTTATAACCCGGATATGACACCATTTGAAGGGGACCCACGAGCAAACCTTAAACGTATCCTAAAAGAAATGGAAGACCTCGGGTTTACTGATTTCAACATTGGACCTGAGCCTGAATTTTTCCTATTTAAGAACGACGAAAAGGGCGAGCCAACACTAGAGTTGAATGACAAAGGCGGATATTTTGACTTAGCCCCTACTGACCTTGGGGAAAATTGCCGTCGTGATATCGTCCTTGAACTTGAAGATATGGGCTTCGAAATTGAAGCATCACATCATGAGGTTGCACCAGGACAACACGAAATTGACTTTAAATATGCAGACGCAATTACAACTTGCGATAATATACAAACATTTAAATTAGCTGTAAAGACAATCGCACGGAAGCATGGGTTGCATGCGACGTTTATGCCTAAACCTTTATTTGGTGTAAATGGTTCAGGAATGCACGCAAACATGTCATTATTCAAAGGCAAAGACAATGCTTTCTATGACGAAAACACTGACTCAAAACTAAGTGAGACGGCAATGCAGTTCCTAGCTGGTATTATTAAGCATGCTGAAGCATTTACTGCGATTACTAATCCAACAGTAAACTCATATAAGAGACTCGTACCTGGGTACGAAGCACCATGTTATGTTGCGTGGTCGATGCAAAATCGTAGTCCTCTTATTCGAATTCCTGCATCTAGAGGCGTAAGTACTCGTATCGAAGTACGAAGTGTTGACCCTGCAGCGAACCCGTATCTGGCGATGGCGGCAATGTTAGCTGCTGGATTAGACGGCATTAAGAATAAGATGGAAGCGCCTAAACCGATTGACCGTAATATTTATGCAATGGATAAACCTGAACGTGAGGAAGCGGGCATTAGAGACCTTCCTGCAACTTTGAAAGACGCTTTAGAAATATTTAAGAAAAATGAAACAATGACAAAAGCTCTAGGCGACCATGCTACAGAACACTTTATTGAATTGAAGGAAATCGAGTGGGATATGTTCCGTACACAAGTACATCCATGGGAACGAGAACAATATATTCAACTTTACTAAGAAAAAAAGCATTATATACCTCGTATAAAGCTGAAAATGAGGCCTCGGATTTCTCCGGGGTCTCTTTTTTATTCTTGTTCTAAAAATACTTTGTACTATTTAACTATTTTTTTACCACGAATTTTCTAGTATAGTATAAAAGAGACATATTAATTCAAGAATTGACATAAATCTTTAGATTTTAAAAAATAAAATGTGTGAAAGTATCGAATGGGGGAAATAGGTTGAAAAAACAAGCCATTGCTGTTGTCGCTTCTACCAGTTTATTATTAGGTAGTCTTAGCTATTTAGGAGGGTATGAAGCCCACGCTGAATCATTAAAGGATAAGATTAATGAGGTAAAAGAAAAAAGGGAAGAGAATAAATCTAAGCAACAAAAGGCAAAAGAAGAAATTGATAAAATTAGGCACAATCAAGCATTAATTGATGCTGAAATTAAAAAACTTGATCTCCAAATGGCCACAACAGAAGATCATATTGATAAGAAAGAAAAAGAAATATTAAAAACAAAAGAAGAAATTGACAAGCTCAAAGCAGAAATTGTCGTTTTAGAAAAAAGAATTGCTGAGCGGGATAAAATGTTAAAAGATCGCGTAACGTCAATGTACGAAAACGGCGGTTCTGTTCAATACATAGAAGTATTACTAGGATCTCAAAGCTTTGGAGACTTCTTGGATCGAGTGTTCGCATTAAATGAAATCGCTGAACAAGACAAAGAAATTCTTGAAGCACATAAGGATGATAAGAAAAAACTTGAAGAAACGAAATTAAAGGTTGAGAACGAGTTAGAAGTCTTAAACAAGCAGAAGAAAGAACTAGAAAGCTTGAAGGCGAGTTTGAAGCAAAAAGTAGATCGCAAAAATGCATTATTAGGCGATTTAAAAGAAGAAGAAAAGCATATGCATGAGGAGCTAGGCAAGTTAGAAGATTCAGCAGATCTGCTCCAAAAACAACAATCAGCTTTCGAAGCTGAGAAACGTCGACAAGAAGAGGCAGCACGTAGGGAAGCGGCTCGTAAAGCTGCAGAAGAAGCAGCTCGAAAGGCAGCAGCAGAAAAAGCCGCCGCTGAAGCAAAGGCTGCAAAAAAAGCTGAAGGATCTAAAAGCAGTTCTTCAAGTAGTAGCAGTAGTAATAACAATAGTAGTAGCAGTAAGCCTGTTTCATCACCTGTTGTTTCAAGTAGTATGTTCATCAAACCATCTGGCGGATATATATCATCTGGGTATGGTCCAAGATGGGGAAGTCATCACCCAGGTATAGATATCGCAAGTGGTGGGACTGTCCCGGTCGTTGCATCAGCATCTGGCACAGTAATTAAGTCTTATTACTCAAGTAGTTATGGAAATGTTATCTTTATTGCCCACTATCTCAATGGACAAACGTATACGACGGTATATGCACACTTAAGAAGTCGTAACGTTGGAAACGGTGCTACTGTTGAAAAGGGACAGCGAATTGGAATTATGGGGAATACAGGAAGATCGACTGGACAGCATTTACATTTTGAAATTCATAAAGGTCAATGGAATATCAACAAATCCAATGCGATTAATCCAAGAAAATTCTTTTAATAGAAGGCTCATCTCTAATAGCTATTGCCTTTAGTTGATCATTTC
This Pseudalkalibacillus berkeleyi DNA region includes the following protein-coding sequences:
- a CDS encoding aminotransferase class I/II-fold pyridoxal phosphate-dependent enzyme, which codes for MTEHDLEKDLTEKTKLIEEKIKPIHDEIERIEFKNQEKVLSAFRKHRVSDFHFTPSTGYGYDDTGRDVLENVYAEVFGADDAIVRPHIISGTHAISIALSGVLRPNDELLYITGKPYDTLEEIVGIRGDGKGSLKEFGITYQSVNLTDEGNINFEAVQNMIHENTKMIGIQRSKGYADRRSFTINEIEKAITFVKSIKPDVIVFVDNCYGEFVEEMEPTQIGADLIAGSLIKNPGGGLAKIGGYIAGREDLIELCAYRLTSPGLGKEAGASLDTLLDMYQGFFLAPHVVSQSLKGAVFTAALMEDYGFDTSPKWNATRTDLVQSVKFHDANYMIQFCQSIQKASPVNAHVVPHPSYMPGYEDDVIMAAGTFIQGSSIELSADGPIRAPFEAYVQGGLTYAHVKIAVQSALQEILKNGLNNGK
- a CDS encoding MerR family transcriptional regulator, producing MGDQVRRNMPLFPIGIIKQLTELSARQVRYYEENGLITPARSEGNRRLFSFNDVDRLLEIKSLLERGVNLAGIREIFEMKERGISVPNLHYKTEPSEGDIHKNLKKELYQAGRFGKTSLIQGELSRFFN
- the glnA gene encoding type I glutamate--ammonia ligase — protein: MGSKYSKDQIFKMVKEENVRFIRLQFTDLLGTIKNVEIPTSQLEKALDNKMMFDGSSIEGFVRIEESDMLLYPDLDTFVVFPWTSEKGKVARLICDIYNPDMTPFEGDPRANLKRILKEMEDLGFTDFNIGPEPEFFLFKNDEKGEPTLELNDKGGYFDLAPTDLGENCRRDIVLELEDMGFEIEASHHEVAPGQHEIDFKYADAITTCDNIQTFKLAVKTIARKHGLHATFMPKPLFGVNGSGMHANMSLFKGKDNAFYDENTDSKLSETAMQFLAGIIKHAEAFTAITNPTVNSYKRLVPGYEAPCYVAWSMQNRSPLIRIPASRGVSTRIEVRSVDPAANPYLAMAAMLAAGLDGIKNKMEAPKPIDRNIYAMDKPEREEAGIRDLPATLKDALEIFKKNETMTKALGDHATEHFIELKEIEWDMFRTQVHPWEREQYIQLY
- a CDS encoding murein hydrolase activator EnvC family protein; the protein is MKKQAIAVVASTSLLLGSLSYLGGYEAHAESLKDKINEVKEKREENKSKQQKAKEEIDKIRHNQALIDAEIKKLDLQMATTEDHIDKKEKEILKTKEEIDKLKAEIVVLEKRIAERDKMLKDRVTSMYENGGSVQYIEVLLGSQSFGDFLDRVFALNEIAEQDKEILEAHKDDKKKLEETKLKVENELEVLNKQKKELESLKASLKQKVDRKNALLGDLKEEEKHMHEELGKLEDSADLLQKQQSAFEAEKRRQEEAARREAARKAAEEAARKAAAEKAAAEAKAAKKAEGSKSSSSSSSSSNNNSSSSKPVSSPVVSSSMFIKPSGGYISSGYGPRWGSHHPGIDIASGGTVPVVASASGTVIKSYYSSSYGNVIFIAHYLNGQTYTTVYAHLRSRNVGNGATVEKGQRIGIMGNTGRSTGQHLHFEIHKGQWNINKSNAINPRKFF